A single region of the Rhizobium sp. NLR16a genome encodes:
- a CDS encoding NAD(P)H-dependent oxidoreductase produces the protein MRVLVLHSHPVEESYGKALYKQTLESLRKAGHDVDGCDLYAENFDPVLSRHDRLSYHDYPSNTELVKSYVERLKRAEGLVLVTPVWNFGFPAILKGYFDRVWLPGVSFELVDGKVESRLRHIRKLAAVLTYGATPFRAFVAGNPPRKIVKRVLRAQINPLRPVTFLAHYDMNNCTEETRTRFLQKVKSAMERF, from the coding sequence ATGAGGGTTCTCGTGCTGCATTCGCATCCGGTGGAGGAAAGCTACGGCAAGGCGCTCTACAAGCAGACGCTGGAAAGCCTGCGCAAAGCCGGCCATGACGTGGACGGATGCGATCTCTATGCCGAGAATTTCGATCCCGTTCTTTCCCGGCATGACCGGCTCAGCTATCACGACTATCCCTCCAATACCGAGCTGGTGAAATCCTATGTCGAGCGGCTGAAGCGGGCCGAAGGGCTGGTGCTGGTCACGCCGGTCTGGAATTTCGGCTTCCCGGCGATATTGAAGGGATATTTCGATCGCGTCTGGCTTCCCGGTGTCTCCTTTGAACTGGTCGACGGCAAGGTGGAATCGCGGCTGCGCCATATCAGGAAGCTTGCCGCCGTGCTGACTTATGGCGCGACGCCGTTCCGCGCCTTCGTGGCTGGCAACCCGCCGAGGAAGATCGTCAAGCGCGTGCTGCGAGCGCAGATCAACCCGCTGCGGCCGGTCACCTTTCTTGCCCATTACGACATGAATAATTGTACCGAGGAAACGCGGACACGGTTTCTGCAGAAGGTGAAGAGCGCGATGGAGCGCTTCTGA
- a CDS encoding RidA family protein, whose amino-acid sequence MKKVFNPISVRRPFGHYNHGLLVPPGASLLVTSGQLGIGPDEAVPEDIGAQAELCFEAIKAILAEAEMSFADVIRISAFVTKREDFPAYMAVRDRYTLDPKPASTLIIVGGFTRPEFLVEVEVTAAKVFC is encoded by the coding sequence ATGAAGAAGGTTTTTAACCCGATCTCCGTCCGCCGCCCATTCGGGCATTACAATCACGGGCTGCTGGTGCCGCCGGGCGCCTCCCTGCTCGTGACCTCGGGCCAGCTCGGCATCGGCCCCGACGAGGCGGTACCGGAGGATATCGGCGCACAGGCGGAACTCTGCTTTGAAGCCATCAAGGCAATTCTCGCCGAGGCCGAGATGAGTTTTGCCGACGTTATCCGCATCTCCGCCTTCGTGACGAAGCGAGAGGATTTCCCAGCCTACATGGCCGTGCGGGATCGTTACACGCTCGATCCGAAGCCGGCCTCAACACTGATCATCGTCGGCGGCTTCACCCGCCCGGAATTCCTCGTGGAAGTCGAAGTCACGGCCGCCAAGGTGTTTTGCTGA
- a CDS encoding DUF982 domain-containing protein, whose translation MRQTANFRPVGLASMGLGHYAVINSVWDAARTLLRDWPVDDGEEYFEAVKACLDAITGDLPPDHVRAVFIRAAQEAGIAVIEAAD comes from the coding sequence GTGAGACAGACGGCAAATTTTCGACCGGTCGGCTTGGCCTCAATGGGGCTTGGGCATTATGCCGTTATCAACTCTGTGTGGGATGCCGCGCGCACGCTGCTCCGTGACTGGCCGGTGGATGACGGCGAAGAATATTTCGAAGCGGTCAAAGCCTGCCTGGATGCGATTACCGGCGATCTCCCGCCGGATCATGTGCGCGCCGTCTTCATCAGGGCGGCGCAGGAGGCGGGCATCGCCGTCATAGAAGCCGCCGACTGA
- a CDS encoding nickel-binding protein, giving the protein MPIFMDRHYLKGTSAAEVAQAHRMDIDIQDQYGVKFLTYWFDERRGTAFCLVDAPDVETVHCVHREAHGFVANEVVEVALSAVEAFLGRINDPDPAPGQSAPQMDPGHRAILFTDIVGSTEMTARLGDRMGTELVRAHDAIVRRCLGKNSGREVKHTGDGIMAAFAATTAAVDCAMAIQQEFQHYNGSKAEPIHVRIGLDCGEPVEDSNDLFGSTVQLAARLCAAAASDQILVSENVFREYGAGDLFAHATRRRIKGFSKPMLVFRCDWAAAGPG; this is encoded by the coding sequence ATGCCTATCTTCATGGACCGGCACTACCTCAAAGGAACCTCGGCCGCCGAGGTTGCCCAGGCGCATCGCATGGATATCGACATTCAGGATCAATACGGCGTCAAGTTTCTGACGTATTGGTTCGACGAGCGGCGCGGGACGGCCTTCTGTCTGGTGGATGCGCCCGATGTCGAAACCGTCCACTGCGTACATCGCGAGGCGCACGGTTTCGTCGCCAATGAGGTCGTCGAGGTGGCTCTGTCGGCCGTCGAGGCCTTTCTCGGTCGCATTAATGACCCCGATCCGGCGCCCGGCCAATCCGCGCCGCAGATGGATCCTGGCCACCGGGCGATCCTCTTTACCGATATTGTCGGCTCGACCGAGATGACGGCGCGCCTCGGCGACCGCATGGGGACAGAGTTGGTCAGGGCTCATGACGCGATCGTGCGCCGGTGCCTCGGCAAAAATTCCGGCCGCGAGGTGAAGCACACCGGCGACGGCATCATGGCGGCCTTCGCGGCGACGACCGCGGCCGTCGACTGCGCCATGGCGATCCAGCAGGAATTCCAGCATTACAACGGCAGCAAGGCCGAGCCGATCCATGTTCGCATCGGGCTCGATTGCGGTGAGCCGGTCGAGGACAGCAACGATCTCTTCGGCTCCACGGTGCAGCTCGCAGCCCGCCTCTGCGCGGCCGCAGCCAGCGACCAGATCCTCGTGTCCGAGAATGTATTCCGGGAATATGGCGCTGGCGACCTCTTTGCCCACGCGACGCGCCGGCGCATCAAGGGATTTTCGAAGCCCATGCTGGTCTTCCGCTGCGATTGGGCGGCTGCCGGCCCTGGCTGA
- a CDS encoding DUF982 domain-containing protein — MSEARFEPVFLHRQHFVAEITCLDEIFELLDEWPQDKRGLAYDTLLKACRDTAKGHFPLSAARENFRRFLKMSGMLDSGPKFEGMGDRNVGNA, encoded by the coding sequence ATGTCGGAAGCTCGGTTCGAGCCGGTTTTTCTTCATCGTCAGCATTTCGTCGCCGAGATCACGTGTCTCGACGAAATCTTCGAACTTCTGGATGAGTGGCCGCAGGACAAGCGAGGTCTGGCATATGACACGCTGCTGAAGGCGTGCAGGGATACCGCCAAGGGGCATTTTCCGCTCAGCGCTGCGCGCGAGAATTTTCGCCGTTTTCTGAAGATGTCGGGCATGCTCGACAGCGGTCCCAAATTCGAGGGGATGGGCGATCGAAACGTCGGCAATGCTTGA
- a CDS encoding ornithine carbamoyltransferase — protein MRAVSDPAMLARAATEKSAYGNGRFGASGAAITVAERSIGCIAKRNIGNTVDPTLNRDFLELHSLPLDTVAAIIDRAGQLAKHWAGRTMPQSLHGKRVSLIVDDTGWRNTAAFDLGVKAMGGVCVQPQISFNARETTADLADYLDNWFDLLVVRTKELATLQELAAVMDAPVINARTRLNHPCETLGDLAYIKSVRGSLQGLKVVGIAPDANILRSWVEAAKSMPIRVVQVYPERWHVADPHLLNPNFEISRDISHALDADVVITDSWPKDAAESELTEYQVTATLLDKGRRDTIFLPCPPVARGQEVTADAMLHPACQSRPAKAFLLHAQNALMEWVLS, from the coding sequence GTGCGGGCGGTTTCAGACCCGGCAATGCTCGCTCGTGCAGCTACTGAAAAGTCCGCTTATGGCAATGGGAGGTTTGGCGCATCAGGAGCCGCGATAACCGTTGCAGAGCGGTCGATCGGCTGCATAGCCAAGAGAAACATTGGAAACACCGTGGATCCTACGCTGAACAGAGATTTCCTTGAACTCCACTCACTGCCGCTGGACACTGTCGCTGCGATTATCGACCGAGCCGGCCAGCTTGCGAAGCATTGGGCGGGCCGCACCATGCCGCAATCCCTGCATGGCAAACGGGTGAGCCTTATCGTCGATGACACGGGATGGCGCAATACGGCCGCCTTTGACCTCGGTGTGAAGGCCATGGGCGGCGTCTGCGTGCAACCGCAAATCAGCTTCAACGCCCGCGAGACCACCGCCGACCTTGCGGACTATCTCGACAATTGGTTTGACCTTCTCGTCGTCAGGACGAAGGAACTTGCTACCCTGCAAGAGCTCGCGGCGGTCATGGATGCGCCTGTCATCAATGCCCGGACAAGACTAAATCATCCGTGTGAGACGCTCGGCGATCTCGCCTACATCAAGAGCGTCAGGGGATCGCTGCAAGGCCTGAAGGTTGTCGGGATCGCGCCAGATGCCAACATTCTTCGTTCCTGGGTCGAGGCAGCGAAATCCATGCCCATCCGCGTCGTCCAAGTCTATCCGGAGCGCTGGCACGTAGCCGATCCCCATCTCCTGAATCCGAATTTCGAAATCAGCCGAGATATCAGTCATGCCCTCGATGCGGACGTCGTCATCACGGACTCGTGGCCGAAAGACGCGGCGGAAAGCGAGCTGACGGAATATCAGGTGACGGCAACGCTCCTCGACAAAGGACGGCGTGACACGATCTTCTTGCCCTGCCCGCCCGTCGCAAGGGGACAGGAAGTAACGGCCGACGCGATGTTGCACCCTGCCTGCCAAAGCCGTCCCGCAAAAGCATTCCTGCTTCACGCCCAGAATGCGCTGATGGAGTGGGTTTTGTCTTGA
- a CDS encoding ABC transporter ATP-binding protein, translating into MTRKKLDFRADAYRHVLGFVLHHWSHRAVLVGVIIVLVAASTLAEVMVPVFSGRIVDAIAGGNAADGALSAFAVVVVLGFISVALRWFIFNGIIRLTLRIMADVVNNGFHKVQRFSTDWHANSFAGSTVRKITRGMWALDSLNDLLLVALLPSIVMLVGASIVLGSYWPVMGLIVALGSLVYIGVTVALSMGFVSPAARLANAWDTRLGGALADAISCNSVVKAFGAEAREEARLRHVLGKWDSRTRRTWKRGTLSGTIQGFMMVSMQAGILGTGLIMWRQGLASPGDVTFVLAMFFVLQGYLRNVGQDIRNLQRAVNDMEELVLLDRMPLGIEDKPHAKPIAIGAGEIVFDYVTFQYGAHPDPLYEDFSVTIRPGERVGLVGHSGSGKTTFVKLIQRLYDVNSGAIRIDGQDIAEVTQSSLRGQIAIVQQEPILFHRTLAENIAYSRPNASRREIEQAAKQANAHGFIMDLPKGYETMVGERGVKLSGGERQRVAIARAFLADAPILILDEATSSLDSESEVQIQQAMERLMDGRTTLVIAHRLSTVRALDRLLVFDKGRIVEEGDHQALIRLNGGIYRRLFERQALELTKGLVA; encoded by the coding sequence ATGACTCGCAAGAAGCTCGATTTCCGCGCCGATGCCTATCGTCACGTGCTCGGCTTTGTTCTTCATCATTGGAGCCACCGTGCTGTTTTGGTGGGCGTTATCATCGTGTTGGTTGCCGCCAGCACGCTGGCCGAGGTCATGGTGCCGGTATTTTCCGGCCGCATCGTCGACGCCATTGCCGGCGGCAACGCGGCCGACGGCGCACTCAGCGCCTTTGCCGTCGTCGTCGTTCTCGGCTTTATCAGCGTGGCACTGCGCTGGTTCATCTTCAATGGCATCATCCGGCTGACGTTGCGCATCATGGCGGATGTGGTCAATAACGGTTTCCACAAGGTGCAGCGGTTCTCGACCGACTGGCACGCCAACAGCTTCGCCGGTTCGACGGTGCGCAAGATCACCCGCGGCATGTGGGCGCTCGACTCGCTCAATGATCTGCTGCTTGTCGCGCTGCTGCCGTCCATCGTCATGCTGGTGGGCGCCAGTATCGTGCTCGGCAGCTACTGGCCGGTCATGGGCCTGATCGTGGCTCTCGGATCGCTGGTCTATATCGGCGTCACCGTGGCGCTTTCCATGGGCTTCGTATCGCCGGCGGCTAGGCTTGCCAATGCCTGGGACACCAGGCTCGGCGGCGCGCTGGCGGATGCGATCAGCTGCAATTCGGTGGTCAAGGCCTTCGGCGCTGAAGCCCGCGAAGAAGCCCGCTTGCGCCATGTGCTGGGCAAATGGGACAGCCGCACGCGGCGGACATGGAAGCGCGGCACCTTGAGCGGCACGATCCAGGGCTTCATGATGGTATCCATGCAGGCCGGCATTCTGGGAACGGGGCTGATCATGTGGCGGCAGGGGCTGGCGAGCCCCGGCGACGTCACCTTCGTGCTGGCCATGTTCTTCGTTCTGCAGGGCTATCTGCGCAATGTCGGCCAGGATATCCGCAATCTGCAGCGTGCCGTCAACGACATGGAGGAACTGGTGCTGCTCGACAGGATGCCGCTCGGCATCGAGGACAAGCCGCACGCCAAGCCGATTGCGATCGGCGCGGGCGAGATCGTATTCGATTACGTCACCTTCCAGTATGGCGCGCATCCCGACCCGCTCTACGAGGACTTCTCGGTCACCATTCGGCCGGGCGAGCGTGTGGGGCTGGTGGGGCATTCGGGCTCGGGCAAAACCACCTTCGTCAAGCTCATCCAGCGCCTCTATGACGTGAACTCGGGCGCCATCCGGATCGACGGGCAGGACATCGCCGAGGTCACACAATCGAGCCTGCGCGGCCAGATCGCGATCGTGCAGCAGGAGCCGATCCTGTTCCACCGGACGCTGGCGGAAAATATCGCCTATTCCAGGCCGAACGCCTCGCGGCGGGAGATCGAGCAGGCGGCGAAACAGGCCAATGCCCACGGCTTCATCATGGACCTTCCGAAGGGCTATGAGACGATGGTGGGCGAACGCGGGGTCAAGCTGTCGGGCGGCGAGCGGCAGCGTGTCGCCATCGCCCGCGCCTTCCTGGCCGATGCCCCGATCCTGATCCTCGACGAGGCGACGTCGAGTCTCGACAGCGAAAGCGAAGTGCAGATCCAGCAAGCCATGGAACGCCTGATGGACGGCCGCACCACGCTTGTGATCGCGCATCGGCTCTCCACGGTGCGGGCGCTGGACCGGCTGCTGGTGTTCGACAAGGGCAGAATCGTCGAGGAAGGTGATCACCAGGCGCTGATCCGGCTCAATGGTGGCATCTATCGCCGGCTGTTCGAGCGGCAGGCGCTGGAACTGACCAAGGGGTTGGTGGCGTAA
- a CDS encoding adenylate/guanylate cyclase domain-containing protein, giving the protein MSEMDVLFASLRQAADPQTVECIENVVKHGADRDLNRVNALAFAAKHHLDEEKTIAAFLHAARIGAFEMTWNVLCPGCGGVLDSGATLKGVNQDSYHCALCAAGYEPTLDEMVEVTFTVSPRVRRIAAHEPDRLPPLEYYRQIFFSSGVDLPEDLEARFDRILLELIELAPGEKAFVSLQLPAQFVIIFDAVTHSAQFVDVQGEPTDERQNLSMVISRGHALNETVTLRPGSLRLTLENHTDRRVVPNVCIAGDDLHDLLGRRREFLTAKRLLTNQSFRDIYRTDTLDVDQRLKITSLTFLFTDLRGSTALYERVGDLAAFDLVRAHFRVLHEIVATEAGAVVKTIGDAVMATFPSPDRAVAAALRMREAMRRLNAEHGSEDLLLKIGIHEGPCLAVNLNDRQDYFGQTVNIASRVQGLADPNVIMTTEAIVEDANVSEILRDSGVTSASRMAELQGIGREVRIFALS; this is encoded by the coding sequence ATGAGTGAAATGGACGTGCTTTTTGCCAGCCTGCGACAGGCCGCTGACCCGCAGACGGTCGAGTGCATCGAAAATGTCGTCAAGCACGGCGCCGATCGGGATCTCAACCGCGTCAATGCGCTCGCTTTCGCCGCCAAGCACCATCTTGACGAAGAGAAGACCATCGCCGCCTTTCTGCATGCGGCCCGCATCGGCGCATTCGAGATGACCTGGAATGTGCTATGCCCGGGCTGCGGCGGCGTCCTCGACAGCGGCGCAACCCTCAAAGGGGTCAACCAGGACAGCTATCATTGCGCCCTTTGCGCCGCCGGATACGAGCCGACCCTTGACGAGATGGTCGAGGTCACCTTCACGGTCAGTCCGCGGGTGCGCCGGATTGCCGCGCACGAACCCGACCGGCTGCCGCCGCTCGAATATTACCGCCAGATTTTCTTCAGCTCCGGCGTAGACCTGCCGGAGGATCTGGAAGCCAGGTTCGACCGCATCCTGCTGGAACTGATCGAGCTGGCCCCGGGCGAGAAGGCCTTCGTGTCGCTTCAGCTGCCGGCGCAATTCGTGATCATCTTCGATGCGGTGACCCATTCGGCGCAGTTCGTCGATGTGCAGGGGGAGCCGACCGACGAGCGCCAGAACCTCTCGATGGTCATCAGTCGCGGGCATGCGCTGAACGAAACCGTGACGCTGCGTCCCGGCTCGCTGCGGCTCACGCTCGAAAATCACACCGATCGCCGGGTGGTCCCGAATGTCTGTATTGCCGGCGATGACCTGCACGACCTCCTGGGCCGCAGGCGGGAGTTTCTGACGGCCAAGCGCCTGCTGACGAACCAGAGTTTTCGTGACATCTACCGGACCGATACGCTCGATGTCGACCAGCGCCTGAAGATCACCAGCCTGACGTTCCTGTTCACCGATCTCAGGGGCTCGACCGCTCTCTATGAGCGCGTCGGCGATCTTGCCGCTTTCGATCTGGTGCGGGCGCACTTCAGGGTTCTTCACGAGATCGTCGCCACCGAGGCCGGAGCGGTTGTCAAGACGATCGGTGATGCCGTGATGGCGACCTTTCCGAGCCCGGACCGGGCGGTGGCGGCGGCGCTGAGGATGCGCGAGGCGATGCGGCGGCTGAATGCCGAACACGGCAGCGAAGACCTCCTGCTGAAGATCGGCATCCATGAGGGGCCATGCCTCGCCGTCAACCTCAACGACAGGCAGGACTATTTCGGTCAGACGGTTAATATCGCCTCCCGCGTCCAGGGCCTTGCCGACCCGAATGTGATCATGACGACCGAGGCGATCGTCGAAGATGCCAATGTCTCGGAGATCCTGCGCGACAGCGGCGTCACATCGGCCTCACGAATGGCGGAGCTTCAGGGCATCGGCAGGGAGGTCAGGATCTTCGCCCTGTCGTGA
- a CDS encoding cupin domain-containing protein: protein MNAKAVVRMPGEGKELSLAGKPLRFLVAGEDTRHTSMFDWTLPPGFFTGLHVHRVQEETFFVLEGECEWEVGGRKITAKPGTYVFIPPGVPHNIGNASGKAARMIMTVSPPGHEHYFEELAKLVEQISPPDAGAIAELRERYDTTQISTLQK, encoded by the coding sequence ATGAATGCGAAAGCCGTTGTTCGAATGCCGGGTGAGGGCAAGGAACTGAGCCTGGCCGGCAAGCCGTTGAGGTTCCTTGTGGCGGGGGAAGACACCAGGCATACTTCTATGTTCGACTGGACGTTGCCGCCGGGTTTCTTCACCGGGCTTCATGTTCACCGCGTCCAGGAGGAAACCTTCTTTGTTCTTGAAGGCGAATGCGAATGGGAGGTCGGCGGCCGGAAGATCACGGCGAAACCCGGCACCTATGTCTTCATCCCGCCAGGCGTTCCCCACAATATCGGCAATGCCAGCGGCAAGGCGGCAAGGATGATCATGACGGTCTCGCCGCCCGGACACGAACACTATTTCGAGGAGCTCGCAAAACTTGTCGAACAAATCAGCCCTCCGGATGCGGGCGCCATCGCTGAACTGAGGGAGCGGTACGACACGACGCAGATCTCGACGCTGCAGAAATAG
- a CDS encoding winged helix-turn-helix domain-containing protein produces MAAMHKFGSFCLDADAEILFCRAEPLGLGRRAVALLRALLERAGTPVGKEALIEAAWPGLAIEDSNLTVQMAAIRRALSTGGGPDWIETLPRRGYRYIGPAVTSESLPAIAAQPTLPVSALPSRPSVAVLRFSNSNGDEEDEYFADGVVEDIAAGLSRVNWLFVVAPKSSFTYDPQALGVKQIGQELGARYLLQGSVRRSGGRVRLSAQMIEAETGNLLWTERFDRPLADIFDLQDEIALNVVSAIEPRLRRAELERVKRKRPENLDAYDLVLQAQPDVYCGMPTEAAGALALLERALALEPRYALAHAFAAMCHHCLFLRAGLLEDHRLASVRHARAAILYGQDDALALTFAGFSIGMDEHDRDAAFAAAEAALAVSPSSAITYIVGGVMFGWAGKADRAIEWGERALRLSPFDPWAWSAFHALVLGHFQLGQYEEAVTAAYRAVQHNPRHSISHMLLTASLAKLGRLSDARSAAARVLELQPAFRYGMQFSGVDCDPALAASLGAALDIAGLPG; encoded by the coding sequence ATGGCTGCGATGCACAAGTTCGGCTCGTTTTGCCTCGACGCGGATGCCGAAATCCTGTTTTGCCGAGCAGAGCCGCTGGGGTTGGGGCGACGCGCCGTGGCGCTCTTGCGGGCGCTTCTGGAACGGGCGGGAACGCCCGTCGGCAAGGAGGCGCTGATCGAAGCCGCATGGCCCGGTCTCGCCATCGAGGACAGCAATCTTACCGTTCAGATGGCGGCCATACGCCGGGCTCTTTCTACGGGCGGAGGGCCGGACTGGATCGAAACCCTGCCGCGGCGGGGCTACCGCTATATCGGGCCGGCGGTCACCAGCGAAAGTTTGCCCGCCATCGCGGCCCAGCCGACACTGCCCGTGTCTGCCCTTCCATCCAGACCGTCCGTTGCCGTGCTTCGCTTCTCGAATTCGAATGGCGACGAGGAAGACGAATATTTCGCGGACGGTGTCGTTGAGGACATAGCGGCGGGGCTCTCCCGGGTGAACTGGCTGTTCGTGGTCGCGCCGAAATCGAGCTTCACCTACGACCCCCAAGCTCTCGGCGTGAAACAGATCGGCCAGGAGCTCGGCGCGCGTTATCTTCTGCAAGGCAGCGTGCGCAGGTCCGGCGGTCGTGTGCGGCTATCGGCGCAGATGATCGAGGCCGAAACGGGAAACCTGCTGTGGACGGAACGCTTCGACCGCCCGCTCGCCGACATTTTCGATCTGCAGGACGAAATCGCCCTCAACGTCGTCAGCGCCATCGAGCCGCGCCTGCGCCGGGCGGAACTGGAGCGCGTCAAGCGCAAGCGGCCCGAAAACCTCGACGCCTACGACCTCGTTTTGCAGGCCCAGCCCGACGTCTATTGCGGCATGCCGACCGAGGCAGCAGGGGCATTGGCGCTGTTGGAGCGGGCGCTTGCACTCGAACCCCGCTATGCGCTGGCCCATGCCTTCGCGGCCATGTGCCATCACTGCCTCTTCCTGCGCGCCGGCTTGCTTGAAGACCATCGTCTGGCATCGGTCCGGCATGCGCGGGCGGCCATTCTCTACGGCCAGGACGATGCGCTTGCCCTGACATTTGCAGGTTTTTCCATCGGCATGGACGAACATGATCGTGACGCCGCCTTCGCCGCGGCCGAGGCGGCGCTCGCCGTCAGCCCATCTTCGGCGATCACCTATATCGTCGGCGGCGTGATGTTCGGCTGGGCTGGAAAGGCTGATCGCGCCATCGAATGGGGCGAGCGGGCTCTGCGTCTCAGCCCTTTCGATCCCTGGGCGTGGTCGGCTTTCCATGCGCTGGTGCTCGGTCACTTCCAACTGGGACAATATGAAGAGGCCGTCACAGCTGCCTACAGGGCGGTTCAACACAATCCGCGCCACAGCATTTCGCACATGCTCCTGACGGCCTCGCTTGCAAAACTCGGACGTCTCAGCGACGCCAGAAGTGCGGCGGCTCGCGTTCTGGAACTGCAGCCTGCTTTTCGCTACGGCATGCAATTTTCCGGCGTCGACTGCGACCCGGCCTTGGCGGCGTCTCTCGGCGCTGCGCTTGATATCGCGGGGCTGCCGGGATAG
- a CDS encoding FAD-dependent monooxygenase, with amino-acid sequence MREYAVVISGGGPTGLMLAGELALAGVDVAVVERRENQEIVGSRAGGLSSRTLEVLDQRGIVDRFLKEGQIAQVTGFAVSRLDISDFPTRHNYGLALRQKHIERILADWVGELPVTIYRGRELATFREDEAGVTLDLSDGSSLRAGYLVGCDGGRSLVRKLAGIAFPGWDATTSNILAEAEMEEEPPLGVHRTALGMHAFGREEYQIRDGKVVFAGEGPINIMVTEQTAGGAGEPTLDDLRQALIAACGTDYGIHGLRWISRFTDMSRQAEVYRRGRVLLAGDAAHVHSPVGGQGLNTGVQDAVNLGWKLAPVVKGVSPGALLDTYHAERHPVAARVLRTTMAQVALQRTDDRTEALREVVLELLGLEEARKKIAAEMSGLGIRYDLGEGHPLLGRRMPDLDLVTPDGPLRLFTLLKNARPVLLNLGPRGSLDSGPWSGRVPLVDARYDGPWELPAVGAVAAPTAVLIRPDGYVAWVGEGSQDGLDAAMNTWFGPPR; translated from the coding sequence ATGAGAGAATATGCGGTCGTGATATCAGGCGGAGGGCCGACCGGGCTGATGCTGGCGGGCGAATTGGCCCTCGCGGGCGTCGACGTCGCCGTCGTCGAACGGCGCGAGAATCAGGAGATCGTCGGTTCGCGGGCCGGCGGTCTGAGTTCGCGCACGCTCGAGGTCCTCGACCAGCGTGGCATCGTCGACCGGTTCCTCAAGGAAGGGCAGATCGCCCAGGTCACAGGATTTGCGGTTAGCCGGCTCGATATCAGTGATTTCCCGACGCGGCACAATTACGGGCTGGCGCTGCGGCAGAAGCATATCGAGCGCATTCTGGCCGACTGGGTCGGCGAGTTGCCGGTGACGATCTATCGCGGCCGCGAACTGGCCACTTTCCGGGAGGATGAGGCCGGCGTCACCCTCGACCTCTCCGATGGGTCGTCGCTGCGAGCGGGCTATCTCGTCGGCTGCGATGGCGGCCGCAGCCTGGTTCGCAAGCTGGCCGGCATTGCCTTTCCGGGATGGGATGCGACGACCAGCAATATTCTCGCCGAGGCTGAGATGGAGGAGGAGCCGCCGCTCGGTGTCCACCGCACGGCGCTCGGCATGCATGCCTTCGGCCGCGAGGAATATCAAATCCGCGATGGCAAGGTGGTGTTTGCCGGCGAAGGTCCGATCAACATCATGGTGACGGAACAGACGGCCGGCGGCGCAGGCGAGCCGACGCTTGACGATCTCAGGCAAGCGCTCATCGCCGCCTGCGGAACCGATTATGGCATCCACGGCCTGAGGTGGATTTCCAGGTTCACCGACATGTCGCGCCAGGCGGAGGTCTACCGCAGGGGCAGGGTGCTGCTGGCAGGTGATGCCGCCCATGTGCATTCGCCGGTCGGCGGGCAGGGGCTCAATACCGGTGTGCAGGATGCCGTGAACCTCGGCTGGAAGCTCGCCCCGGTGGTGAAGGGCGTATCGCCTGGGGCCTTGCTCGACACCTATCACGCCGAGCGTCATCCGGTTGCCGCCCGCGTGCTGCGCACGACGATGGCGCAGGTCGCATTGCAGCGGACCGATGATCGCACCGAGGCTCTCAGAGAGGTCGTGCTGGAACTGCTTGGCCTGGAGGAGGCGCGCAAGAAGATCGCCGCCGAAATGTCCGGGCTCGGCATCCGCTACGACCTCGGCGAGGGGCATCCGCTGCTCGGCCGCCGCATGCCCGACCTCGACCTGGTCACGCCGGACGGCCCATTGCGTCTCTTTACCCTGTTGAAAAACGCGAGGCCGGTGTTGTTGAACCTCGGACCGCGCGGCAGCCTCGACAGCGGGCCATGGTCAGGCCGCGTGCCTTTGGTCGATGCGCGCTATGACGGGCCATGGGAGTTGCCGGCGGTGGGGGCGGTCGCAGCCCCGACCGCGGTGCTGATCCGGCCGGACGGTTATGTGGCCTGGGTGGGCGAGGGGTCTCAGGATGGCCTCGACGCCGCGATGAACACCTGGTTCGGGCCGCCCCGCTGA